A single Buchnera aphidicola (Hyperomyzus lactucae) DNA region contains:
- the ptsG gene encoding PTS glucose transporter subunit IIBC: MFKNVFANLQKVGKSLMLPVSVLPIAGILLGIGSAHFSLLPEIISQIMAQTGGSVFSNMPLIFAIGVALGFTNNDGVAALAAVVSYGILIQTLTAVEPIILHTTIDIINNKHLADTGILGGIIAGAISAYMFNKFYRIQLPEYLGFFAGKRFVPIISGLSAILIGLILSIIWPPIGHGIKIFSEWAAYQNPILAFAIYGLVERGLVPFGLHHIWNVPFQMQIGEYTNSIGQVFHGDIARYMAGDSTAGNLSGGFIFKMYGLPGASLAIWHAAKKENKTKIGSIMISAALTAFLTGITEPIEFSFIIVAPILYIIHAILAGLSFPLCIFLNMRAGTSFSHGFIDFLVLSGNSHNIFLFPIIGILYGLLYYSIFYFLIVNFNLNTPGREENKNNIMIKSNAEIAPYILRALGGKNNIKNLDACITRLRVTVFEISKVNQQDLNNLGAAGIIISGSGIQIVFGTRSENIKTAIDEHIHCA, from the coding sequence ATGTTTAAAAATGTATTTGCAAACCTTCAGAAGGTTGGTAAATCACTTATGTTACCTGTTTCAGTATTACCTATTGCAGGAATACTTTTAGGAATAGGATCTGCACATTTTAGTTTATTGCCAGAAATAATTTCTCAAATAATGGCTCAAACAGGAGGTTCAGTTTTTAGTAATATGCCTTTGATTTTTGCTATTGGTGTAGCCCTTGGATTTACTAATAACGATGGTGTAGCAGCATTGGCGGCTGTTGTATCTTATGGAATATTAATTCAAACATTAACAGCAGTCGAACCTATAATCTTACATACTACTATTGATATTATAAATAATAAACATCTTGCTGATACTGGTATATTAGGAGGGATTATTGCAGGAGCAATTTCAGCGTACATGTTTAATAAATTTTATCGAATTCAATTACCTGAATATCTAGGTTTTTTTGCTGGAAAAAGATTTGTTCCGATCATTTCTGGATTATCTGCAATATTAATAGGTTTAATATTATCAATTATTTGGCCGCCAATTGGTCATGGTATTAAAATTTTTTCTGAATGGGCAGCTTATCAAAATCCTATTCTTGCCTTTGCTATATATGGATTAGTAGAAAGAGGATTAGTACCATTCGGATTACATCACATATGGAATGTTCCATTTCAAATGCAAATCGGAGAATATACTAATTCTATAGGACAAGTCTTTCACGGTGATATTGCTAGATATATGGCAGGTGATTCTACAGCAGGAAATTTATCAGGAGGATTTATTTTTAAAATGTACGGTCTTCCTGGTGCTTCATTAGCTATTTGGCATGCAGCTAAAAAAGAAAATAAAACTAAAATAGGCAGCATTATGATCTCGGCAGCATTGACTGCTTTTTTAACAGGCATTACTGAACCGATTGAGTTTTCATTTATTATAGTAGCTCCAATATTATATATTATTCATGCTATTTTAGCTGGATTATCTTTTCCATTATGTATTTTTTTAAATATGAGAGCAGGAACTAGTTTTTCACATGGATTTATAGACTTTTTAGTATTAAGTGGAAATAGTCATAACATATTTCTCTTTCCAATTATTGGAATACTTTATGGATTACTATACTACAGTATATTTTACTTTTTAATTGTTAATTTTAATTTAAATACACCGGGACGAGAAGAAAACAAAAATAATATCATGATAAAAAGTAATGCTGAAATAGCACCATATATTTTAAGAGCACTCGGTGGAAAAAATAATATTAAAAATTTAGATGCATGTATTACTAGGTTAAGAGTCACAGTTTTCGAAATATCAAAAGTAAATCAACAAGATTTAAACAACCTTGGCGCTGCAGGAATAATCATTTCAGGATCGGGAATACAAATTGTTTTTGGAACAAGATCGGAAAACATTAAAACAGCGATAGATGAGCACATACATTGTGCATAA
- a CDS encoding histidine triad nucleotide-binding protein, whose translation MKDGSVFKKIINKEIPASIVYQDKRVTAFEDIKPKAPIHILIVPNIFIASSNDINKKNKNILAHMFYIAINIAKEKKISEEGYKIIINCNKNGGQEINYLHMHLLGGKKINSLF comes from the coding sequence ATGAAAGATGGTTCGGTTTTCAAAAAAATTATTAATAAAGAAATACCAGCAAGTATTGTATATCAAGACAAGCGAGTAACTGCATTTGAAGATATTAAACCTAAAGCACCAATACATATATTAATTGTACCTAATATTTTTATTGCATCATCAAATGATATTAATAAAAAAAACAAAAATATTTTAGCACATATGTTTTATATTGCCATTAATATTGCTAAAGAAAAAAAAATTAGCGAAGAAGGATACAAAATAATTATTAATTGCAATAAAAATGGAGGTCAGGAAATAAATTATCTTCATATGCACTTATTGGGAGGAAAAAAAATCAATTCACTCTTTTAA
- a CDS encoding porin: MKNRKSLAVIIPVLLAASNGVDAVNIFNKNGNKLELHGSINPNHEFSHGFLSTKIISDGDDTNAVLGLSGEVNITDELLSYASVEYKTDFSTPEVLSNQQPSNIIRLGYAGFKYGDWGSIDYGRNYGIFHDVQSLTDHAPYINKNSVFSHNDNYMIGRSNSLLTYRNNNFFGLIDGISFALQYQNESKNKFQNQQNSASWGASLKYESDVGLTAVGSCFTSERSQINKNKDKKLSPVGAYGLGFKYDANDIYIAAFYGEAHNLTPSPSFIDKSNLSSQQPYINKTQNIEAIAEYNFHSGFHPSLSYLDSKGQNANIKDLSVDNNVELAKEINISTRYEFTKNISTYMNYKINLLKNENFIKTNHMTTDNIIGAGIVYQF; this comes from the coding sequence ATGAAAAATCGTAAATCCTTAGCAGTTATAATACCAGTTTTATTAGCTGCTAGTAACGGAGTTGATGCTGTAAATATTTTCAATAAAAATGGCAATAAACTGGAGTTACATGGCAGTATTAATCCTAATCATGAATTTTCTCATGGTTTTTTATCAACAAAAATTATATCTGATGGTGATGATACTAATGCAGTTTTAGGTTTATCAGGAGAAGTTAATATTACTGATGAACTATTAAGTTATGCTTCTGTTGAATATAAAACTGATTTTTCTACACCAGAAGTGTTATCAAATCAACAACCATCTAATATTATTCGTTTGGGATATGCTGGTTTTAAATATGGTGATTGGGGTTCGATAGATTATGGTCGAAATTACGGCATTTTTCATGACGTGCAGTCACTAACGGATCATGCACCATATATTAATAAAAATAGTGTATTTTCTCACAATGATAATTATATGATCGGAAGAAGTAATAGTTTACTGACTTATAGAAATAATAATTTTTTTGGTTTGATTGATGGAATTAGTTTTGCATTACAGTATCAAAATGAATCTAAAAATAAATTTCAAAACCAACAAAATAGTGCTAGTTGGGGTGCTTCTTTAAAATATGAAAGTGATGTAGGATTAACTGCTGTAGGTTCTTGTTTTACTTCTGAAAGATCTCAAATTAATAAAAATAAAGATAAAAAATTATCTCCTGTAGGAGCATATGGATTAGGTTTTAAATATGATGCTAATGATATATATATCGCGGCCTTTTACGGTGAAGCACATAATTTAACACCATCACCTAGCTTTATTGATAAAAGTAATTTGTCTAGTCAACAGCCATATATTAATAAAACACAAAATATTGAAGCTATTGCAGAATATAATTTTCACTCTGGTTTTCATCCTTCTTTAAGTTACTTAGATTCTAAGGGACAGAATGCAAATATAAAGGATTTATCTGTTGATAATAATGTAGAATTGGCGAAAGAAATTAATATTTCCACACGTTATGAATTTACTAAAAATATTTCTACGTATATGAATTATAAAATTAATTTATTAAAAAATGAGAATTTTATTAAAACAAATCACATGACTACAGATAATATTATTGGTGCTGGAATAGTTTATCAATTCTAA
- the asnS gene encoding asparagine--tRNA ligase — MNTVSISDIYKDTTIVNTSITICGWVRSRRNSKLGFSFISIYDGSCFDSIQVIAKNSLSNYDDEILHLTIGCSVILTGILIFSIGDKQTYEIQAKEIQVVGWIENPETYPISAKKHSMEYLREVAHLRSRTNLIGVISRIRHYVLQKLHHFLHEKNYFWVPTPIITGLNTEGTGEMFRVSTLDMNNIPKNKDGSVDFKKDFFGKESFLTVSGQLNIEAYACSLSKVYTFGPTFRAENSNTSRHLAEFWMLEIESAFTNLNDISDFAEYMLKYIFKSILQDCMSDINFLKNYIDTNIVNRLQTLLSVDFIRIDYIDAINILIDSKIEFKNTIFLGADLSSEHERFLVEKYFNKVPIIIKNYPKELKAFYMRLNDDKKTVAAIDLLVPNVGELIGGSQREERILILDERLLELGLKKEDYWWYRDLRRYGTVPHSGFGMGFERLISCITGVSNVRDIIPFPRTSNNTKF, encoded by the coding sequence ATGAATACCGTATCAATATCAGATATATATAAAGATACTACTATAGTAAATACTTCTATTACTATATGTGGATGGGTACGAAGTCGTAGAAATTCAAAATTAGGTTTTTCTTTTATTAGTATTTACGATGGTTCATGTTTTGATTCTATTCAAGTTATTGCTAAGAATTCTTTATCTAATTATGATGACGAAATATTGCATTTAACTATTGGTTGTTCTGTGATCCTTACCGGTATATTGATATTCTCAATTGGAGATAAACAAACATATGAAATTCAAGCAAAAGAAATTCAGGTTGTAGGCTGGATTGAAAATCCAGAAACTTATCCTATATCTGCTAAAAAACATAGTATGGAATATTTAAGAGAAGTAGCACACTTAAGATCTAGAACAAATTTAATAGGTGTAATATCTAGAATCAGACATTACGTATTACAAAAATTGCATCATTTTCTGCATGAAAAAAACTATTTTTGGGTTCCTACACCGATTATTACTGGATTAAATACTGAAGGTACTGGAGAAATGTTTCGTGTTTCGACATTAGACATGAATAACATTCCTAAAAATAAAGATGGATCCGTTGATTTTAAAAAAGATTTTTTTGGAAAAGAATCTTTTTTAACTGTTTCGGGACAACTAAATATAGAAGCATATGCTTGTTCATTATCCAAAGTTTATACTTTTGGTCCTACGTTTAGAGCTGAAAACTCTAATACTAGTCGTCATTTAGCAGAATTTTGGATGTTGGAAATAGAATCGGCTTTTACAAATTTAAATGATATATCAGATTTTGCTGAGTATATGTTAAAGTATATATTTAAATCTATTTTACAAGATTGTATGTCAGATATTAATTTCCTCAAAAATTACATTGATACTAATATAGTAAATCGTTTGCAAACATTATTATCAGTAGATTTTATACGCATAGATTATATAGATGCTATAAATATTTTAATTGATTCTAAAATTGAATTTAAAAATACTATTTTTTTAGGTGCTGATTTATCTTCTGAACATGAGCGATTTCTTGTAGAAAAATATTTCAACAAAGTACCAATAATAATAAAAAACTATCCCAAAGAGCTGAAAGCATTTTATATGAGATTGAATGACGATAAAAAAACTGTTGCTGCAATTGATTTATTAGTCCCTAATGTTGGAGAATTGATAGGTGGCTCTCAACGTGAAGAACGCATTTTAATTTTAGATGAACGTTTATTAGAATTAGGATTAAAGAAAGAGGATTATTGGTGGTATCGAGATCTTCGTCGATATGGCACAGTTCCGCATTCAGGTTTTGGAATGGGTTTTGAACGATTAATTTCTTGTATTACTGGAGTTTCAAATGTACGAGATATAATACCATTCCCACGTACTTCTAATAATACAAAATTTTAA
- the pncB gene encoding nicotinate phosphoribosyltransferase, giving the protein MKRYNYPIIKTLLDTDAYKLHMQQAVFYHYKNVDVVAEFLCRGDNFLGCYANVLYEQISMMRSLSLSHEEYIYMTSFPFFKKEYLHWLRKFRYNISQVKINNYQGQLHIRISGLWKEVILWEVPILALISEVFHANFSPEITSKTAVRYLDNKLIKFFQHAKYVDLSRLKIVDFGTRRRFSYDVQYSIVKRLKETFPFLVGSSNYHIARILKLIPFGTQAHEWFQAHQQISSSLKKSQTMALKTWLNQYQNHLSIALTDSITMDSFLRDFNLYLTSAYTGIRHDSGDPVKWGEKALKHYEKLGIDPGTKTLLFSDNLNFKKIISLYKKFHNRINVVFGIGTKLTCDIPYVKPLNIVIKLVKCNGKPVAKISDSPGKTFCLDKKFLKSLCKVFRVSIKNI; this is encoded by the coding sequence ATGAAACGATATAATTATCCAATAATAAAAACATTACTTGATACTGATGCATACAAGCTTCATATGCAACAAGCTGTTTTTTATCATTATAAAAATGTAGATGTAGTTGCTGAATTTCTTTGTAGAGGAGATAATTTTTTAGGGTGTTATGCTAATGTTTTATATGAACAGATTAGTATGATGAGATCTTTATCTTTAAGTCATGAAGAATATATTTATATGACCTCTTTTCCTTTCTTCAAGAAAGAATATTTACATTGGTTGAGAAAATTTCGTTATAATATTTCACAAGTTAAAATAAATAATTATCAAGGTCAATTGCATATCCGTATAAGTGGGTTATGGAAAGAAGTAATATTATGGGAAGTTCCTATTTTAGCACTAATTAGTGAAGTTTTTCATGCTAATTTTTCCCCGGAAATTACTTCTAAGACCGCTGTACGATATTTAGATAATAAATTAATAAAATTTTTTCAACATGCAAAATATGTAGATTTATCTCGTTTAAAAATTGTTGACTTTGGTACAAGAAGAAGATTTTCTTATGATGTACAATATTCTATAGTTAAAAGATTGAAAGAAACTTTTCCTTTTTTAGTAGGTTCCAGTAATTATCATATAGCACGTATTTTAAAATTGATACCATTTGGAACTCAAGCTCATGAATGGTTTCAAGCACATCAGCAAATTAGTTCTAGTTTAAAAAAAAGCCAGACTATGGCATTAAAAACATGGTTAAATCAATATCAAAATCATTTAAGTATTGCTCTTACAGATTCGATTACAATGGATTCTTTTTTGCGAGATTTTAATTTATACTTGACCTCTGCTTATACAGGAATTAGGCACGATTCGGGAGATCCAGTAAAATGGGGTGAAAAAGCTCTTAAACACTATGAAAAATTAGGGATAGATCCTGGTACTAAAACTTTATTGTTTTCAGATAATTTAAATTTTAAAAAAATTATATCTCTTTATAAAAAATTTCATAATAGAATCAATGTAGTTTTTGGTATAGGAACAAAATTAACTTGTGATATCCCTTACGTAAAGCCATTAAACATTGTAATTAAATTAGTAAAATGTAATGGAAAACCCGTTGCTAAAATATCTGATAGTCCAGGAAAAACGTTTTGTTTAGATAAAAAATTTTTAAAAAGTTTATGTAAAGTTTTTCGTGTATCAATAAAGAACATATAA
- the pyrD gene encoding quinone-dependent dihydroorotate dehydrogenase, which yields MFYYLIRKLLFLIDPEKAHFLTLKYLKIEKIQLFNFFRTFRKPLKEIKCMGLIFKNKLGAAAGIDKNGEYIEALSEMGFGFIEVGTVTPLPQIGNPKPRIFRIVSMEGIINRMGFNNLGIDNLIKNIKKSNFKGIIGVNIGKNKNTSIENAINDYLICIEKIYIYASYIAINISSPNTISLRNLQYGILFQNLLKKIKKKQRELQKKYFKYVPIAIKISPDLSKKELIIIAKQLIKYKIDAVIATNTTLDHSSVSGLKNSLEQGGLSGLPLQKKSTDIILILSKILKRKIPIIGVGGINSIASAKEKILSGATLIQIYSGLVYHGPKLVRRIIHHI from the coding sequence ATGTTTTATTATTTAATTCGTAAACTTTTATTTTTAATAGATCCTGAAAAAGCTCATTTTTTGACACTAAAATATCTTAAAATCGAAAAAATTCAATTATTCAATTTTTTTCGTACATTTAGAAAACCATTAAAAGAAATCAAGTGTATGGGTTTAATTTTTAAAAATAAACTAGGTGCTGCAGCAGGAATAGATAAGAATGGAGAATATATCGAAGCCTTGTCTGAAATGGGATTTGGTTTTATTGAAGTAGGTACAGTTACTCCTTTACCTCAAATTGGAAATCCCAAACCTAGAATATTTAGAATAGTTTCTATGGAAGGAATAATTAATAGAATGGGCTTTAATAACCTTGGAATAGACAATTTAATTAAAAACATAAAAAAATCTAATTTCAAAGGAATCATAGGTGTTAATATTGGAAAAAATAAAAATACTAGCATTGAAAATGCAATTAATGATTACTTGATATGCATAGAAAAAATTTATATTTACGCCAGCTATATTGCTATTAATATTTCATCACCTAATACCATAAGTTTAAGAAACTTACAATACGGAATACTCTTTCAAAATTTACTGAAAAAAATCAAAAAAAAACAACGAGAACTACAAAAAAAATATTTTAAATACGTTCCTATCGCTATCAAAATCTCACCAGATCTATCGAAAAAAGAATTAATTATTATTGCAAAACAATTAATTAAATATAAAATAGATGCAGTTATTGCAACAAATACAACATTAGATCACTCATCAGTATCTGGATTAAAAAATAGTCTAGAGCAAGGGGGATTAAGTGGTTTACCTTTACAAAAAAAAAGCACTGATATCATTTTAATATTATCAAAAATTTTAAAAAGAAAGATTCCTATTATTGGAGTAGGAGGAATTAATTCTATAGCTTCAGCAAAAGAAAAAATTTTATCAGGTGCTACTTTAATACAAATTTATTCTGGTTTAGTATATCATGGTCCAAAACTCGTTAGAAGAATTATTCATCATATTTAA